In Spinacia oleracea cultivar Varoflay chromosome 5, BTI_SOV_V1, whole genome shotgun sequence, a single window of DNA contains:
- the LOC130461520 gene encoding uncharacterized protein, which translates to MVAIWGRLPTLDRLLKWKVVDSNTCPLCSNQPESIQHLFFECGYSNVIWSHVLRSLQFTRPVGKFDCEMAWMMKAAKRSGDRFKLLLIYFAECIYGIWLQRNAKVFTNSCRSSQDMLKEIKFRVACRATDSQHQLLLA; encoded by the coding sequence ATGGTGGCTATTTGGGGTAGGCTACCTACTCTAGATAGGCTGCTAAAATGGAAAGTGGTGGATAGCAACACCTGCCCTCTGTGTAGTAATCAACCAGAATCTATTCAACATCTTTTCTTTGAGTGTGGTTACTCAAATGTTATCTGGTCTCATGTCTTGAGGAGTTTACAGTTCACCAGACCAGTGGGGAAGTTTGATTGTGAGATGGCTTGGATGATGAAAGCTGCAAAAAGATCAGGAGATAGGTTCAAACTGTTGCTCATCTATTTTGCTGAATGTATCTATGGTATATGGCTGCAAAGGAATGCTAAGGTGTTCACTAACTCTTGCAGAAGCTCTCAAGATATGCTGAAGGAAATTAAGTTTAGAGTAGCTTGTAGGGCTACTGATAGTCAGCATCAGTTGTTGTTAGCTTAG